The nucleotide sequence TTCAAATTTAAAACCGATATTGCTACCTTGACCGGCTGTATTTTCTATGACTAATTTAATATCGCTTGAGTTTTCTAGTATATGATTTATCGAACTAGATATATTTGAAAGGCAGATGTTTTCATCTATCTCTTTTAGATGTGATCCTGGATGGAAGTTTATCATTTTTAAATTTAGTAGATTGCATCTGTGAATTTCGTCTAAAAACGCGTCTATACTCTTTTTTCTTTGCTCAGGAGCTGGATGACCTAAATTTATAAGATAGCTATTATGAGGTAGTATATGCTCTAAAGATATATTTGCATTTTTTAAATTTGTATTAAAAGAGGATATTTCTGATTTGGTAAGTGGTTTTGCGCTCCATTGTCTTTGATTTTTGACAAATAAAGCAAATGCGTTCGCTCCGATACTTTTAGCATTTAATGGAGCATTGCTTACTCCGCCACTAGCACTTACGTGCGCTCCTATGTGTTTCAATCAACCTCTTTCATAATAATTTTTATGTCGTTTTTTTGATCAACAAAACTCATTTTACCGTCACAAACTTTGTATTCTACTGAAATTTTACTTATTATTTGCTCAAATCCACAACTAGTAGTGACAAGGTCAGCTCCAAAATAGATCGGATTTTGATTTAAAATATCTTCTAAAAGTTCGGCGTAATGAGAGCTTAAAAAGAATTTCCTATTAAAAACCAGTTTATCATCGCAAGCACCGTTTATACAAATTTGATCTTTTATGCGAAGATCTAGTATATTTTTTCCGCTTGCGTATATCTGCAAATTTGTATAATTTTTATAAAAATGTATGAATCCAGCGTCGTTTATTTTGAGATTTTTTGACTTTATAAGCAGAGTTATACTTTGTGAGCGTTCGCTACTAAGAGTCGCGCATCCGCTAAAAACAGAGATACAAAAAACAAGTAAAAGCAAACCATAAGTTTTAAACAAAACTTTTCCTTTTAAATTTTAGAATAAAAATCGAAATGATATTATATAATAAATTATTAAATTTGTTATACTTTTAAGTGGTATTTAAGTAATAACAGAGTATAATCTCACTTCCAAAAACAAAACCGCAAAAGTGGCCCCTTCGTCTAGCGGTTAGGACATCGCCCTTTCACGGCGGTAACACGAGTTCGAGTCTCGTAGGGGTCACCATTACTCTACTAATCAAAAATTATATTTTTATCTTATCACATACATTTTTAAATTTAAATAAACTACTCAAATTGCATTTAAATTTATACTTTTCAAATTTAAGCCTAATCATATCATAATTTATTTCTAAATTTATAATATATTTAGTTTTTTTATATAGTTAAAATACAAAAAAATAGTTATTAAATATATTTAAATTTATATAAATTTAAAGCCTTATTTGCATATGTTTCAACTAAAAATTTTACTTTATAAATATTATTATATAATAAATATATTAATATATATTATTTAGTTTATATTTATAATTGTTTATATAAAATGTAACTCGGTTTTATATATAAATTTTGCTAAAATATGTAAAAGCTGGTAATAGAACATAAATATTTATAAATTTATTACTTCAAACTCTCATAAATTAGCAAAATCAAAAAATAATCCATACATCTACACATGGGGGACGTAATGAATTTTTTTAGAAATATTAGCATAAAAACTAAAATGTTTATTTTTATGCTAATACCTCTTGCATCTTTGCTGTTTTTTTCCGTTTTGCTTATCGTAAATAGATATGAGATATATAAAGAAGCAAAATTTCTTGATAATGGCGTGATATTATCTACAAAAATATCTCTTGTTATCCATGAATTACAAAAAGAGCGAGGCGCATCTTCTGGATATCTTGGCTCAAAAGGAACCAACAAAGATTTCGTAAATACACTAAAATCGCAAAGAGAGCTTAGCGATCCTCAAATACAAAACGTAACTAATTTTTTAATTAAATTTAGCCAGATAGATCATTCTCAAGTAGAGCTTGATAAAAGTTTAAAAAACGCTTTAACATTTTTAAAAGACATTGATGGGCTTAGAAAGTCCATAGATAGCCTAAATATAGAATCAAACGCGGCTTTAGGAAGATACACAGCAACTATCTCATCTTTAATAGATGTTATAACAGAAGTATCTAAAATGAGCACAAATGATGAAATAACAAAAGAATTAACCGCTTATATAAATTTCTTGAACGTGAAAGAAAATATAGGAATTCAAAGAGCTATCTTATCAAATACTTTTAATGCGGATAAATTTAACGAAGGTATATATGAAAAATTCATCTCATCTTTATCTGCTAAAAATCTTTATATGGCAAATTTTGAGAAATTCGCCTCACAAAATAATATCGAAATTTATAAACAAGCCACAGAAGATCCAAGCTTTGCAGAAGTAGAAAAAATGATAAATGTAGCTAAAAATAGAGCCGATGAGGGAGGATTTGGAATTTCTGGAAAAGCCGCGTTTGATACATTTACAAAAAAGATAAATATACTAAAAAACGTTGAAGATAGCTTTGCAAAAGAGCTTTTAAGCTCCAACCAAAAAGTTATGGACTCAAGCGCTTTTAGCCTTTGGATAATGATATTTATAGTAACGACTTGTACTGGCATTACTCTACTTTTGGGATACATTAT is from Campylobacter fetus subsp. testudinum 03-427 and encodes:
- the nfo gene encoding endonuclease IV (Pfam match to PF01261.20 AP_endonuc_2); translated protein: MKHIGAHVSASGGVSNAPLNAKSIGANAFALFVKNQRQWSAKPLTKSEISSFNTNLKNANISLEHILPHNSYLINLGHPAPEQRKKSIDAFLDEIHRCNLLNLKMINFHPGSHLKEIDENICLSNISSSINHILENSSDIKLVIENTAGQGSNIGFKFEHLSYLIKNSYDKNRIGVCIDTCHLFCSGYDIRSKSAYEKTMDEFGKIVGFEYLSGMHLNDSKCDLASRKDRHESLGKGCIGWSGFENIMNDKRIDEIPLILETIDNSIWADEIIALRNLIKGS
- a CDS encoding putative lipoprotein; protein product: MFKTYGLLLLVFCISVFSGCATLSSERSQSITLLIKSKNLKINDAGFIHFYKNYTNLQIYASGKNILDLRIKDQICINGACDDKLVFNRKFFLSSHYAELLEDILNQNPIYFGADLVTTSCGFEQIISKISVEYKVCDGKMSFVDQKNDIKIIMKEVD
- a CDS encoding NIT sensor-containing MCP-domain signal transduction protein (Pfam matches to PF08376.6 NIT, and to PF00015.17 MCPsignal): MNFFRNISIKTKMFIFMLIPLASLLFFSVLLIVNRYEIYKEAKFLDNGVILSTKISLVIHELQKERGASSGYLGSKGTNKDFVNTLKSQRELSDPQIQNVTNFLIKFSQIDHSQVELDKSLKNALTFLKDIDGLRKSIDSLNIESNAALGRYTATISSLIDVITEVSKMSTNDEITKELTAYINFLNVKENIGIQRAILSNTFNADKFNEGIYEKFISSLSAKNLYMANFEKFASQNNIEIYKQATEDPSFAEVEKMINVAKNRADEGGFGISGKAAFDTFTKKINILKNVEDSFAKELLSSNQKVMDSSAFSLWIMIFIVTTCTGITLLLGYIIAKDTGSRIVHIQQYLTNLAKTKDISHHTNNKVSSDEIGSIVSSIREFLASLKDIFISLSAESKQNVQIAKDLLEGSNEILIHTKDGFKISNEASLIGNNVESSLAKNIEKTSATLNDIIKAENELNKVSLDITKFADKVSNDAKDQEQLASNVNTLNQEANNIKNILVTIADIADQTNLLALNAAIEAARAGEHGRGFAVVADEVRKLAERTQKSLNEIDTTINTIVQFIDNLSSQIIKNSQNFTAFVDNSQEIKKTIELALSKIIVANSISKENIDSTKELHKDTGSLLTNNKILNKNLDGIAKEMDKITNAANSLNSKATQIESKINEFKF